The following are from one region of the Pseudohongiella spirulinae genome:
- the mauD gene encoding methylamine dehydrogenase accessory protein MauD has translation MSNALAAVLVLLTLVVLVLVFAVIALARQIGILHTRLAPAGALMTTSGPKLGEKISNMSIPDIHGKPVEIGATGGNALAGKAQLLLFVSPSCPICKELVPTAKSMARSENVSLIFGSDGGQADQHLAYIDKMDLKKYPYIVSLELGMRFEVAKLPYAVLIDDQGVLRSKGLVNSREHLESLVHAMQSGYESIQDYMVKNGHLEEQA, from the coding sequence ATGAGTAACGCATTGGCTGCAGTATTAGTTTTATTGACCCTGGTTGTTCTGGTTCTGGTATTCGCTGTGATTGCGCTGGCCCGACAGATCGGCATTCTGCATACCCGCCTGGCTCCGGCCGGCGCCCTGATGACCACATCCGGCCCCAAGCTGGGTGAAAAAATCTCCAACATGTCCATTCCGGATATTCACGGCAAGCCCGTTGAGATTGGTGCGACTGGTGGCAACGCACTGGCTGGCAAAGCCCAGCTGCTGTTGTTTGTTTCACCCAGCTGCCCCATCTGTAAAGAGCTGGTGCCAACCGCCAAGAGCATGGCCCGCAGTGAGAACGTCTCACTGATTTTTGGCAGCGACGGTGGCCAGGCCGATCAGCATCTTGCCTACATCGACAAGATGGATCTGAAAAAATACCCCTATATCGTCTCTCTGGAACTGGGCATGCGCTTTGAAGTCGCCAAGTTGCCCTATGCCGTACTGATCGACGATCAGGGCGTGCTGCGCTCCAAAGGGCTGGTCAACAGCCGCGAACATCTGGAGTCACTGGTGCACGCCATGCAGAGCGGGTACGAGTCAATTCAGGATTACATGGTTAAAAACGGTCATCTGGAGGAGCAGGCGTAA
- a CDS encoding type II toxin-antitoxin system VapC family toxin, with translation MFYFDTSALLPYYRQEAASERVQALLMSQQQPVLISHLTQVEVASALSRWIRMGELTESQANRIESTFSDDIRQKRFVRTSIEAADYERATHWISMYNTRLRTLDALHLACAERNRACLISQDKALVKAALFLGLEARIA, from the coding sequence ATGTTCTATTTTGACACCAGCGCCCTGCTGCCCTACTACAGGCAGGAAGCGGCCAGCGAACGGGTGCAGGCGCTGCTGATGTCTCAGCAGCAGCCCGTCCTGATCAGCCACCTGACACAGGTCGAAGTTGCCAGTGCACTGTCGCGCTGGATACGCATGGGCGAACTGACCGAATCGCAAGCCAATCGAATTGAATCAACGTTCAGTGATGATATCAGGCAAAAACGCTTTGTCAGGACGTCGATAGAGGCGGCCGACTACGAGCGTGCGACTCACTGGATAAGCATGTATAACACACGGCTGCGAACATTGGACGCTCTGCACCTGGCTTGCGCGGAGCGAAACCGGGCATGTCTGATAAGCCAGGATAAAGCGCTAGTTAAAGCCGCATTGTTTTTGGGGCTTGAGGCAAGAATAGCGTAA
- a CDS encoding MauE/DoxX family redox-associated membrane protein, producing MIDPLITIVIATSLAILFLLAARHKLSAPLRFKAQLSAYQLVPDNLLSPVTRVLPWIEIVIALSMLFAVSRPFGGIAAALLLSAYAVAMAINLRRGRSAIDCGCGDTPQPLSSWLVLRNLILAFGALLMLVPVATRSLNMLDMLFALLFVVLCSLSYTMMEHLSRNHNLLTHKE from the coding sequence ATGATTGATCCCCTGATCACCATTGTGATTGCCACCTCGCTGGCCATCCTGTTTCTGCTGGCAGCCCGGCACAAGCTCAGCGCTCCGCTGCGCTTTAAAGCCCAACTGTCTGCCTATCAACTGGTACCCGACAATCTGCTGTCGCCGGTGACACGGGTACTACCCTGGATCGAAATCGTGATTGCCCTGAGCATGCTGTTTGCCGTGTCACGACCCTTTGGCGGCATCGCCGCGGCGCTGCTGTTAAGCGCCTATGCGGTGGCCATGGCCATCAATCTGCGTCGTGGACGATCGGCTATCGACTGTGGCTGCGGTGATACACCGCAACCGCTGTCCTCCTGGCTGGTGCTGCGCAACCTGATACTGGCATTTGGCGCTTTGCTAATGCTGGTTCCGGTTGCCACACGCTCATTGAACATGCTCGACATGTTATTTGCTCTGCTGTTTGTTGTGCTGTGTTCGCTCAGCTACACGATGATGGAGCACCTTTCCCGCAATCACAACTTGTTAACCCATAAGGAGTAA
- a CDS encoding LysR family transcriptional regulator, whose translation MRFRQLEVFHAVMTAGTVTQAARNLSVSQPSVTSSIQQMEEEIGFPLFVRSGGRLTPTAEARILFEEVNRAHDSLVAVRGLCDRLKDGAAGHIRVAATPAICQRVLPLAITIFQEHHKRFTFDISSEHSPVILSNLDERPTAYHMGFTFGGDGLEGISSIKLADIPVFCALPRRWLGRLPKDYRRDTPIDLSVIREWPFIELYENEPLGQRARNAWLATGVSPNNIVRVHDHHMAASLVNNEIGFAILDRLAINGVSNFADQSGIHALPLPDAPDLPVTAVFSQRRSLSYPMRYFVDCVKAAIDEIVVLKNEH comes from the coding sequence ATGCGATTCAGGCAATTGGAGGTGTTTCATGCGGTGATGACTGCGGGCACGGTCACACAGGCTGCCCGCAACCTGTCTGTGTCGCAGCCGTCAGTAACATCAAGCATTCAGCAGATGGAAGAAGAGATTGGCTTTCCACTGTTTGTTCGAAGTGGGGGGCGTCTCACGCCGACGGCAGAGGCCAGGATTCTGTTTGAGGAGGTTAATCGGGCGCATGATTCGCTGGTGGCCGTGCGGGGCCTGTGCGATCGCCTGAAAGACGGTGCGGCCGGACATATTCGAGTAGCGGCCACCCCGGCCATCTGTCAGCGGGTATTGCCGTTGGCGATCACCATTTTTCAGGAGCATCACAAGCGATTTACTTTTGATATCTCTTCGGAGCACTCGCCAGTGATTTTGTCGAATCTTGATGAGCGACCAACCGCGTATCACATGGGGTTCACCTTTGGCGGCGATGGTCTGGAAGGTATCTCTTCCATCAAACTGGCCGATATCCCGGTGTTCTGCGCGCTGCCGCGGCGCTGGCTGGGTCGGTTGCCTAAAGATTATCGTCGCGACACTCCCATTGATTTGAGCGTCATACGGGAGTGGCCCTTCATTGAGCTCTATGAGAATGAACCCCTGGGGCAGCGGGCCCGTAACGCCTGGTTGGCCACGGGTGTGTCGCCCAACAACATTGTCCGGGTTCACGACCACCATATGGCGGCGTCTTTGGTTAACAATGAGATTGGTTTTGCCATCCTGGATCGTCTGGCGATTAACGGGGTGTCCAACTTTGCAGATCAGTCGGGTATTCACGCTCTGCCTTTGCCTGATGCGCCGGATCTGCCTGTCACGGCAGTCTTTTCTCAGCGACGTAGCCTGTCATACCCCATGCGCTATTTTGTCGATTGTGTGAAAGCGGCGATTGATGAAATAGTGGTCCTTAAAAATGAGCATTAG
- a CDS encoding TonB-dependent receptor domain-containing protein has product MKRIIFRSITTASSLTAMLASSMAMAQTPAPEAMTDVEEIITVGSRVQGLSEDALPVTVMGADQIEALGATNMQDLLSHIPSIGDFEFQDSNTGTNGARGDVAGVNLRSLGTGNTLTLLNGRRMVVHPTFESKNGVPSILYNVNSIPSSAVSRIEVLRDGASALYGADATGGVVNMALTEQYEGFSASVKYGGSENTSYDETTLTAKGGVSINGGRTHLGFFATHYDRTGVMISELDTLYSNLDRRGNPSIPEEWRDDSQLNNLSSVTPYSVFQLGSLNSQGRFVSTGSRHVNQALQIGTGVGSQRFNFNEEVQITPDTERSNLMLTLSHDLDNGINSFSELTYYSSDSKTQRASGPLDSGLAYIIVPSTNYYNPTGSDVLLTRYRPTEMGARVIKVEQDSYRVLTGLSGEFNGWDWESAIWYSAASADDEEFNRMSKTLLSQSLAKTTPDSFNIFGGPGANSEDILNTVRISSIQKSESTLASWDAKFTKSDLFSLPAGDVGTALGLEWRRETYLDDRDPRQDGSMPYDVNGIFDESDVVGVSATRDSSASRTVVSAYAEFVVPLTSDLELQLAGRYEDFSDAGDTFKPKISAYYSPLDMLSLRASYSKGFRAPNLPQMNQGDIIRRILNVEDPLRADVTGLDIDTGALYRTTSRLGNNDLKPEHTDTVSMGFVFQPAGALDGLMVTFDAWEIEQRNVVVLLGEGYELDVEAQFGSNPNVVRAAPTAQDIALFDAWNAANPDDQRTPVGPTTNIISQYINADVRKVEGWDASVQYSFDAGQVGQFRLRTDVSKLSRFEQQAGPVTTDFVRRAGNPEWRASGSIAWMKNNWRSNLSARYVGSVYSTGLYNTIASGVSGTVDSNLNRVYWDVDTWTTFDWSVGYEFVGRDDMLNGTNISAGIRNLSDEEPPFADVGNGFYQALHNSYGRVWWLGVEKQF; this is encoded by the coding sequence ATGAAGCGGATCATATTTAGAAGTATTACGACAGCCTCGTCACTCACTGCGATGTTGGCCTCATCGATGGCCATGGCTCAGACGCCTGCACCCGAGGCAATGACCGATGTCGAGGAGATCATCACCGTAGGCAGTCGAGTGCAGGGCCTGTCCGAAGACGCCTTGCCGGTCACTGTCATGGGTGCGGATCAGATTGAGGCACTGGGTGCTACCAATATGCAGGATCTACTTAGCCACATTCCTTCCATCGGCGATTTTGAATTTCAGGATTCCAATACGGGTACCAATGGGGCGCGTGGTGATGTGGCTGGTGTCAATCTGCGCAGTCTGGGAACAGGCAATACGCTGACGCTGCTTAATGGCCGCCGTATGGTGGTGCACCCGACCTTTGAAAGTAAGAACGGAGTGCCCTCGATTCTGTATAACGTCAATAGTATCCCATCTTCTGCGGTATCACGTATTGAGGTGCTGCGTGATGGTGCATCCGCTCTTTACGGTGCAGATGCCACTGGTGGTGTGGTCAACATGGCACTGACGGAGCAGTACGAAGGCTTCAGCGCATCAGTGAAGTATGGTGGCAGCGAGAATACCAGCTACGACGAAACCACATTAACGGCCAAAGGCGGCGTGTCGATAAACGGCGGGCGAACGCATCTGGGATTTTTTGCGACCCATTATGACCGCACAGGGGTGATGATTTCTGAGCTGGATACGCTCTATAGCAATCTGGATCGGCGCGGTAATCCCTCTATCCCGGAAGAATGGCGTGACGATTCCCAACTGAATAACCTGTCATCTGTCACTCCCTACTCGGTGTTCCAGCTGGGGTCTCTGAACAGTCAGGGCCGTTTTGTATCCACTGGCAGTCGTCATGTTAATCAGGCGCTGCAGATAGGCACGGGAGTTGGCAGCCAGCGATTCAATTTTAACGAAGAGGTTCAGATAACGCCGGATACAGAGCGCAGCAACCTGATGCTGACCTTGAGTCATGATCTGGATAATGGCATTAACTCTTTCTCTGAGTTGACTTACTACAGTTCAGACTCAAAAACCCAGCGCGCGTCGGGTCCGCTGGACAGTGGCCTGGCCTACATTATTGTCCCATCGACCAATTACTACAATCCTACCGGGTCTGATGTGCTGTTGACGCGCTACCGTCCCACTGAAATGGGTGCCCGGGTCATTAAGGTGGAGCAGGATTCTTACCGTGTGCTGACAGGTCTGTCGGGTGAATTTAATGGTTGGGACTGGGAATCAGCCATCTGGTATTCGGCGGCGTCTGCTGACGATGAAGAATTCAATCGTATGTCCAAGACTTTACTGTCTCAGTCGCTGGCAAAGACGACACCTGACTCGTTTAATATTTTTGGTGGACCGGGTGCTAACAGTGAAGATATCCTGAATACAGTCCGTATTTCCAGTATCCAGAAATCGGAAAGCACATTGGCGTCATGGGATGCCAAGTTCACCAAATCTGATTTGTTCAGTCTGCCTGCTGGCGATGTAGGTACGGCATTGGGCCTGGAGTGGCGCCGCGAAACCTATCTGGATGATCGTGATCCACGCCAGGACGGCTCAATGCCCTACGATGTTAACGGTATCTTTGACGAAAGTGATGTCGTCGGTGTTTCAGCGACACGTGACTCTTCTGCAAGTCGCACAGTGGTCTCTGCTTATGCCGAGTTCGTAGTGCCTCTAACAAGTGATCTTGAGTTGCAACTGGCTGGTCGTTACGAGGACTTTTCTGATGCGGGCGATACGTTCAAGCCCAAAATCAGTGCGTACTATTCTCCGCTGGATATGCTGAGCCTGCGTGCGTCGTACTCCAAGGGCTTCCGCGCACCAAACCTGCCGCAGATGAATCAAGGTGATATCATCCGCCGCATTCTGAACGTGGAAGATCCGTTGCGTGCTGATGTGACGGGTCTGGACATTGATACAGGTGCGCTTTACCGCACAACGTCTCGATTGGGCAATAATGATCTGAAGCCAGAGCACACTGATACGGTGTCGATGGGATTTGTCTTTCAGCCAGCCGGCGCACTGGACGGCCTGATGGTGACGTTTGATGCCTGGGAAATCGAGCAGCGTAATGTGGTGGTATTGCTGGGTGAAGGTTATGAACTGGATGTTGAGGCTCAGTTTGGCTCTAACCCCAATGTAGTCAGAGCTGCACCGACGGCTCAGGATATTGCCCTGTTTGACGCCTGGAATGCCGCAAATCCTGATGATCAGCGCACGCCTGTGGGCCCGACCACCAATATCATCAGTCAATATATCAATGCGGATGTGCGCAAAGTAGAGGGCTGGGATGCTTCCGTACAGTATTCATTTGATGCTGGACAGGTGGGGCAGTTCCGTTTACGCACTGATGTCAGTAAATTGAGCCGGTTTGAACAGCAGGCCGGACCGGTAACGACTGACTTTGTGCGCCGTGCGGGAAATCCGGAATGGCGTGCCAGTGGCAGTATTGCCTGGATGAAAAACAATTGGCGCAGTAATCTGTCTGCCCGTTATGTTGGCAGTGTGTATAGCACCGGTCTGTACAACACGATAGCCAGTGGCGTCAGTGGCACAGTCGACAGCAATCTGAATCGCGTTTATTGGGATGTAGACACATGGACAACGTTCGACTGGAGTGTCGGTTATGAGTTTGTTGGCCGCGATGATATGTTGAACGGTACCAATATCAGTGCTGGTATTCGTAATTTATCCGATGAGGAACCGCCATTCGCTGATGTGGGTAACGGTTTCTATCAAGCCTTGCATAACTCTTACGGACGTGTCTGGTGGTTGGGTGTGGAAAAGCAGTTCTGA
- a CDS encoding type II toxin-antitoxin system Phd/YefM family antitoxin → MQKINVRETRERLSALLDAVEAGEEIIILRHGKPVARLTTPQSDNVCFPDRTALRASLPAATVDATTLIRTLRDEERY, encoded by the coding sequence GTGCAGAAAATTAACGTTCGAGAAACACGCGAGAGACTGTCAGCCCTGCTGGACGCAGTAGAAGCCGGTGAGGAAATCATTATTCTTCGCCACGGAAAACCTGTGGCCAGATTGACCACTCCTCAGTCAGACAATGTCTGTTTTCCGGACCGGACTGCGCTGCGCGCATCTTTACCGGCAGCCACAGTGGATGCCACGACACTAATCAGAACTCTCAGGGACGAAGAACGCTACTGA
- a CDS encoding methylamine dehydrogenase light chain gives MSNRQELISQLFKDLDSVTTGAIRFLAARTSRRSFLGRFGVFMAGMGAIPLLPMARASAQTSSPTPFPPPTDLPEVNGVADIEEMGDINSCEYWRYCAMSGSLCSCCGGTMTTCPPGSETATVAWVGSCFNPTDGRNYLISYNDCCGKGSCGCGCSRSEGDRPVYFPSKSNAILWCFGANSHAYHCTLALVIGHGDNNVLR, from the coding sequence ATGAGCAACCGTCAGGAATTAATTTCACAACTGTTCAAGGATCTGGATTCGGTCACCACTGGTGCCATCCGCTTCCTCGCGGCGCGGACTTCGCGGCGCTCCTTCCTGGGCCGTTTTGGCGTGTTCATGGCCGGCATGGGTGCTATTCCCCTGCTGCCCATGGCGCGCGCGTCGGCCCAGACATCGTCGCCCACCCCCTTCCCGCCGCCCACAGATCTGCCAGAGGTCAATGGCGTCGCGGATATCGAAGAGATGGGTGACATCAATTCATGTGAGTACTGGCGCTATTGTGCGATGAGCGGCTCGCTGTGTTCCTGCTGTGGTGGCACCATGACCACCTGTCCGCCGGGATCGGAAACCGCCACGGTGGCCTGGGTTGGCTCCTGCTTTAACCCTACCGACGGCAGAAACTACCTGATCTCCTACAACGACTGCTGTGGCAAAGGCAGTTGTGGTTGCGGATGTTCGCGTTCAGAGGGCGACCGGCCGGTGTACTTCCCGTCCAAGTCCAATGCCATTCTGTGGTGTTTCGGTGCCAACAGCCACGCGTATCACTGCACACTGGCTCTGGTGATTGGTCATGGCGATAATAACGTTCTTCGCTGA
- a CDS encoding cytochrome c peroxidase: protein MAIITFFADLRTGLAGLTLAFAAATASASPEPSSPQYNYLLHCGGCHIEDGSGMTGVVPDLNEHMGFFASFPEGRAYLIRVPGSAHSPLRDEQLAEVLNWMLETFAAGDSPQPYTAEEITANRRIPMYDAPGTRKELLQLLDDAQASVSAEPAGGLSPEAGQLPAIDTPSPVPTAAVSASSASPAAPLSAAQLEAFGMALFFDTSLSRHNNQSCASCHDPARAFSDARPAAMMAGASIGSDNLSIGQRNAPALTYIGFTPDLSLNDSHSIVSGSLLTRAVEPAPADSVRGGFFWDGREPTLEAQVLTPFINQKEMALTDLQELVARVGNSAHYQNYLRDARAPEQVLTRVANALAAYLRSDALNSFDSRYDRYLRGEYTPTREEMIGMGLFFAPGFTSCATCHQSEASGYAERELFTNHRYENIGSPLNTVLLSRNGLGADYRDTGLAANPTVAKAFAADELAGRIKVPSLRNVAVTGPYMHNGVFTELSTLMAFYNHFNETGHGGRINPETGEPWAAANVPDSIVRQKLESGFPLNPRQIKALTAFLHMLTDARYE from the coding sequence ATGGCGATAATAACGTTCTTCGCTGATCTGCGAACCGGCCTGGCCGGTCTGACACTCGCTTTCGCTGCGGCGACGGCGAGTGCCTCACCGGAGCCTTCCTCGCCCCAGTACAACTATTTGCTGCACTGCGGCGGTTGTCACATTGAGGATGGCTCCGGGATGACCGGTGTCGTGCCCGATCTGAATGAGCACATGGGATTCTTTGCCAGTTTCCCGGAAGGACGTGCCTATCTGATCAGGGTGCCAGGTTCCGCACACTCACCACTGCGCGATGAGCAGTTGGCTGAGGTGTTAAACTGGATGCTGGAAACATTTGCTGCTGGTGATTCGCCACAGCCCTATACGGCCGAGGAAATCACGGCCAACCGGCGTATTCCGATGTACGATGCGCCCGGCACGCGCAAGGAGCTGCTGCAGCTGCTTGACGATGCCCAGGCATCGGTATCCGCTGAGCCTGCCGGGGGACTGTCCCCCGAAGCAGGCCAGTTGCCTGCGATTGACACACCGTCACCGGTTCCGACCGCGGCGGTGTCAGCGTCTTCTGCCAGCCCTGCCGCGCCCCTTAGCGCGGCGCAGCTGGAAGCCTTTGGCATGGCCCTGTTTTTTGATACCTCTTTGTCACGTCACAATAATCAGTCCTGTGCCAGTTGCCATGATCCGGCACGGGCTTTTTCTGATGCCAGGCCCGCCGCCATGATGGCCGGCGCCTCGATTGGCTCAGACAATCTGAGCATCGGTCAACGCAATGCACCGGCTCTGACCTATATTGGTTTCACACCAGATTTATCGCTTAACGATTCACACAGTATTGTTTCCGGCAGTCTGTTGACCAGAGCTGTTGAGCCAGCACCAGCCGATTCGGTGCGTGGCGGATTTTTCTGGGATGGCCGCGAGCCGACCCTGGAAGCGCAGGTATTGACGCCGTTTATCAATCAGAAAGAAATGGCGCTGACAGACCTGCAGGAGCTGGTCGCACGCGTCGGCAACAGTGCCCACTACCAGAATTATCTGCGTGATGCGCGCGCCCCTGAACAGGTGCTGACGCGCGTCGCCAATGCATTAGCCGCCTATCTGCGAAGCGATGCCCTGAATTCATTTGACTCGCGCTACGATCGTTATCTGCGCGGCGAGTACACCCCTACCCGTGAAGAGATGATCGGCATGGGACTGTTTTTTGCGCCAGGCTTTACAAGCTGTGCCACCTGTCACCAGTCAGAAGCAAGTGGTTATGCCGAACGTGAGTTATTCACCAACCACCGCTATGAGAATATTGGTTCACCACTTAATACCGTGTTGCTGAGCCGCAATGGCCTGGGTGCCGATTATCGGGACACCGGGCTGGCCGCCAATCCGACAGTTGCTAAGGCCTTTGCAGCCGATGAGCTGGCCGGTCGTATCAAGGTGCCCAGTCTACGCAATGTCGCCGTCACCGGGCCTTATATGCACAACGGCGTGTTTACTGAGCTATCGACGTTGATGGCCTTTTATAACCATTTCAATGAAACCGGCCACGGTGGGCGCATCAACCCGGAAACCGGCGAGCCCTGGGCGGCTGCCAATGTGCCTGACAGCATTGTTCGGCAGAAGCTGGAGAGTGGGTTCCCGCTGAATCCGCGGCAAATCAAGGCGCTGACGGCATTTCTGCATATGCTGACGGATGCGCGTTATGAGTGA
- a CDS encoding gamma-glutamyltransferase family protein, whose amino-acid sequence MNFKVSALLVSLTLSVNVFHASADQHFAGVVSSATPEATAAGIAVLEQGGNAIDAAVAVSLALGVSEPAGSGVAGQTVMLVHPGDGNAPFVINGTSWSPREIPDNVTRDQLRLGYTASTVPSTPRVLDFAYRQYGSGAVDWRELVQPAIDIAENGFEVGPFRERAFRYYGNVLRGQSTAAEIFIRADGKDYQIGDRVFQHKTALLLRRLAEHGADDFYTGEIADSIARDMAANGGWITAEDLRNFPDPEVVEPLFSRFRGYDVASLPPPFGGWVALQMLNVLQASHSDALPDEQDAFDLAMLDALYLGHRSRQQAPELSFYDYSDQMAEKVSMRTAQDLLAAWQREIGGETTHFSVVDANGMAVSVTQSIDSYFGAGVANPDYGFLYNNYMQGFRLDDEDSPFALREFEMPYSSMAATILSRDGKVDLVLGSPGSARIISAVVQVVSRWAEGKANIVDAVAAPRVHAVAARAAYMERTELSVDMLQGLAQRQLILRRPQFGVADGFYDPYFGGVHAIAREEEGWRGAADPRRDGTAQTAYRKGDE is encoded by the coding sequence GTGAATTTCAAAGTATCCGCGCTTTTGGTAAGTCTTACTCTATCAGTGAACGTATTTCATGCTTCAGCCGATCAGCATTTCGCCGGCGTCGTTTCTTCGGCTACGCCTGAGGCCACGGCGGCTGGTATTGCCGTTCTGGAACAGGGTGGCAATGCCATCGACGCAGCAGTGGCCGTATCCCTGGCATTGGGCGTGAGTGAGCCGGCTGGTTCAGGCGTGGCCGGACAAACAGTGATGCTGGTGCATCCGGGCGATGGCAACGCACCTTTTGTGATAAATGGCACCTCTTGGTCACCGCGTGAGATTCCTGACAACGTCACCCGAGATCAATTGCGATTGGGATACACCGCATCCACAGTACCTTCTACACCTCGAGTGCTGGATTTTGCATATCGCCAGTATGGCAGCGGCGCAGTCGACTGGCGGGAACTGGTGCAGCCTGCCATTGATATAGCTGAGAACGGTTTTGAAGTGGGGCCGTTCCGTGAGCGGGCATTTCGATATTACGGCAATGTATTGCGCGGGCAGAGTACGGCAGCGGAAATATTTATCCGGGCTGACGGCAAGGATTACCAGATTGGTGACCGGGTATTTCAACACAAAACAGCTCTCCTGCTGCGACGTCTGGCAGAGCATGGCGCGGATGATTTCTACACAGGAGAGATAGCCGACTCGATCGCTCGCGATATGGCCGCCAACGGTGGCTGGATTACTGCTGAGGACTTGCGTAATTTTCCTGACCCAGAGGTGGTGGAGCCATTGTTCAGCCGTTTTCGTGGTTATGATGTGGCCAGCTTGCCACCTCCGTTTGGCGGCTGGGTAGCATTGCAGATGTTGAATGTGCTGCAGGCCTCACACAGCGACGCGTTGCCCGATGAGCAGGACGCGTTTGATCTGGCCATGCTGGATGCGCTGTATCTGGGACACCGTTCTCGTCAGCAGGCGCCGGAATTGAGTTTCTATGATTATAGTGATCAGATGGCAGAAAAAGTGTCCATGCGCACCGCGCAGGATCTGCTGGCGGCGTGGCAGCGCGAAATTGGCGGCGAGACTACGCATTTCTCTGTTGTCGACGCTAACGGGATGGCCGTATCGGTAACGCAAAGTATTGACAGTTATTTTGGCGCCGGGGTTGCCAATCCGGATTATGGGTTTCTGTATAACAATTACATGCAGGGTTTCAGGCTGGATGATGAGGACAGCCCGTTTGCTTTAAGGGAATTCGAGATGCCTTATTCGTCCATGGCTGCGACGATTTTGTCACGCGATGGTAAGGTAGATCTGGTACTGGGCAGTCCTGGCAGTGCACGTATCATTTCAGCCGTTGTGCAGGTTGTCAGCCGCTGGGCTGAAGGCAAGGCGAATATTGTGGACGCGGTAGCTGCGCCTCGGGTGCATGCTGTGGCCGCCCGGGCTGCCTATATGGAGCGCACCGAACTGTCGGTGGATATGCTGCAGGGTCTGGCGCAGCGTCAGCTGATTCTGCGTCGACCTCAGTTTGGTGTTGCCGATGGATTTTACGATCCTTACTTCGGGGGTGTACACGCTATAGCGCGTGAAGAGGAGGGCTGGCGTGGTGCAGCTGACCCCCGGCGTGATGGAACTGCGCAGACGGCTTATCGGAAAGGTGATGAGTGA